From Hydra vulgaris chromosome 07, alternate assembly HydraT2T_AEP, a single genomic window includes:
- the LOC136082611 gene encoding uncharacterized protein LOC136082611, translated as MIKWIEFIKQNTRVDECMVSQIKREFNYWSAILNGIEVVIRFLAGRGLAFRGHNEVIGSSNNGNYLGMLELLTQFDPVLKQHIDTFANKGKGNVNYLSKTICEELIDIMSQKVSTHIITEIKKAKYWGIIVDSTPDIFHVDQLSVIFRYYLNGHVYERFFCFLQIKSHDGKSLITDILDLLEKDDIDIRIVGDRHTIMQAICLSLYSFFVASTYRWDLLKGNHATLKRLSDTRWSNASKSLVENFDGIHAALCHIAEDTEEKSDTRHEALCLLNKITKLEFAFMSVLWHHILKRFNAVSKFLQKVELDLHTASSMLLSLIDFVKILRNDFTRFENESKKLSSFIEKDYSDKNKRKAIKKLSNGENQVDSLSVSEKFRVNTFFVIIDKLVTQLTIRSDGYNHDFEPLCVAKLPSVTGQAQISTVFKALKSWDADSIVNAMCFDTTSSNTGRSMEACVLLEQMLG; from the exons ATGATTAAGTGGATAGAattcataaaacaaaatactcgTGTCGATGAATGTATGGTAAGCCAGATTAAAAGAGAATTTAATTATTGGTCTGCAATCTTAAATGGAATAGAAGTGGTTATTCGTTTTTTAGCCGGAAGAGGTTTAGCATTTCGAGGCCATAATGAAGTTATAGGATCGTCAAATAACGGGAATTACTTAGGCATGTTAGAACTGTTGACTCAATTTGATCCAGTTTTAAAGCAACACATTGACACTTTTGCAAATAAAGGCAAAGGTAATGTAAATTATTTGTCTAAAACTATTTGTGAAGAGCTAATTGATATTATGTCTCAAAAGGTTTCAACGCACATTATTAccgaaataaaaaaagcaaaatactgGGGAATTATCGTAGATTCGACTCCTGATATTTTTCACGTGGATCAACTTTCTGTGATATTTCGTTATTATCTAAATGGCCACGTGTATGaacgatttttttgttttctacaaATTAAAAGCCACGACGGTAAATCTTTGATTACTGACATTTTAGATCTACTGGaaaaagatgatattgataTAAGAATTGTCGGGGACAGGCATACGATAATGCAAGCAATATGTCTG AGTTTGTATTCATTTTTTGTAGCTTCAACATATAGATGGgatttattaaaaggaaatcaTGCTACACTCAAGCGCCTATCAGATACACGATGGTCAAATGCTTCAAAAAGTTTAGTAGAAAATTTTGATGGGATTCATGCAGCGCTATGTCATATAGCTGAGGATACAGAAGAAAAATCTGATACTCGTCATGAAGCTTtgtgtttattaaataagatCACTAAGCTTGAGTTTGCATTCATGTCTGTACTTTGGCATCACATACTTAAGAGGTTTAATGCAGTTAgcaaatttcttcaaaaagttgaATTAGATTTGCATACAGCAAGCAGTATGTTACTTTCACTAATTgactttgtaaaaattttacgAAACGACTTTACGAGATTTGAGAatgaatcaaaaaaacttaGCTCGTTTATTGAAAAAGACTATTCGGATAAGAACAAAAGAaaggcaattaaaaaattaagcaacGGAGAAAACCAAGTTGATTCTTTAAGCGTATCCGAAAAGTTTCGAGTGAAtacattttttgtcattattgaCAAACTTGTGACACAATTAACTATAAGAAGTGATGGTTACAACCAC GATTTTGAACCACTGTGTGTCGCCAAACTGCCATCTGTAACTGGCCAAGCCCAAATCTCTACTGTATTCAAAGCTCTGAAAAGTTGGGATGCTGATTCTATAGTCAATGCCATGTGCTTTGACACAACAAGTTCTAATACTGGCAGAAGCATGGAGGCATGCGTTCTGTTAGAACAAATGCTTGGCTAG